The Nitrospinota bacterium DNA window ATGAACAGGTAGGCGAGTTGGCGCCAGAAGGCGAGGCTCGCCAGCCGTCCCTCCAAATAACGCTCGGTCCGGGTAAGCGCGCGCTCCCCCTCCGCCGGCGCCGCAAGCGGCGCCAACAGTTCCTCATTCACCTGATTCTCCCTCCGGTTATCCCAGCTATGATAAGTCAGATGAAACGCCAAAAACAGGAGGAAATTTTGGCTCCACTGAAAAATGCGGATAAAAACCCACGGCGGGAAAAAACCGCGTGACGGATTATCCCGGTCCGCATCTGGCAAAGCCGGGACAGGTGCGGAACGGCGCTAAAATAAAAAAGCCGTCCTCCGCATGGCGGAGGACGGCATGGTAAACGGGGATACGCGGTTTACCGCTTGGAGAACTGGAACCGCTTGCGCGCGCCCTTCTGGCCGTACTTTTTGCGCTCCTTCATCCGGCTGTCGCGGGTGAGAAGGCCGGCCTTCTTCAGGGCGCGGCGGAATTCCGGATTCAGCTTGCACAACGCGCGGGATATGGCGTGGCGGACCGCGCCAGCCTGCGAATTGAGGCCGCTGCCGCGCACGGTGGCGCGCACATCCAGCTTCGCGTCGCTGGCGGCGATCACCAGCGGCTGCTTCACCAGCATTTCGCTGGAAGGGCGCTTGAAGTATTCATGCAGCCCCTTCTTGTTAACGGTGATCTTGCCGGTGCCGGCCGCCAGCCAGATGCGGGCGGCCGCGGTTTTGCGGCGGCCGGTGGCGTATTGAGCGTTAGCC harbors:
- the rpsI gene encoding 30S ribosomal protein S9, which encodes MANAQYATGRRKTAAARIWLAAGTGKITVNKKGLHEYFKRPSSEMLVKQPLVIAASDAKLDVRATVRGSGLNSQAGAVRHAISRALCKLNPEFRRALKKAGLLTRDSRMKERKKYGQKGARKRFQFSKR